The Camelina sativa cultivar DH55 chromosome 16, Cs, whole genome shotgun sequence sequence NNNNNNNNNNNNNNNNNNNNNNNNNNNNNNNNNNNNNNNNNNNNNNNNNNNNNNNNNNNNNNNNNNNNNNNNNNNNNNNNNNNNNNNNNNNNNNNNNNNNNNNNNNNNNNNNNNNNNNNNNNNNNNNNNNNNNNNNNNNNNNNNNNNNNNNNNNNNNNNNNNNNNNNNNNNNNNNNNNNNNNNNNNNNNNNNNNNNNNNNNNNNNNNNNNNNNNNNNNNNNNNNNNNNNNNNNNNNNNNNNNNNNNNNNNNNNNNNNNNNNNNNNNNNNNNNNNNNNNNNNNNNNNNNNNNNNNNNNNNNNNNNNNNNNNNNNNNNNNNNNNNNNNNNNNNNNNNNNNNNNNNNNNNNNNNNNNNNNNNNNNNNNNNNNNNNNNNNNNNNNNNNNNNNNNNNNNNNNNNNNNNNNNNNNNNNNNNNNNNNNNNNNNNNNNNNNNNNNNNNNNNNNNNNNNNNNNNNNNNNNNNNNNNNNNNNNNNNNNNNNNNNNNNNNNNNNNNNNNNNNNNNNNNNNNNNNNNNNNNNNNNNNNNNNNNNNNNNNNNNNNNNNNNNNNNNNNNNNNNNNNNNNNNNNNNNNNNNNNNNNNNNNNNNNNNNNNNNNNNNNNNNNNNNNNNNNNNNNNNNNNNNNNNNNNNNNNNNNNNNNNNNNNNNNNNNNNNNNNNNNNNNNNNNNNNNNNNNNNNNNNNNNNNNNNNNNNNNNNNNNNNNNNNNNNNNNNNNNNNNNNNNNNNNNNNNNNNNNNNNNNNNNNNNNNNNNNNNNNNNNNNNNNNNNNNNNNNNNNNNNNNNNNNNNNNNNNNNNNNNNNNNNNNNNNNNNNNNNNNNNNNNNNNNNNNNNNNNNNNNNNNNNNNNNNNNNNNNNNNNNNNNNNNNNNNNNNNNNNNNNNNNNNNNNNNNNNNNNNNNNNNNNNNNNNNNNNNNNNNNNNNNNNNNNNNNNNNNNNNNNNNNNNNNNNNNNNNNNNNNNNNNNNNNNNNNNNNNNNNNNNNNNNNNNNNNNNNNNNNNNNNNNNNNNNNNNNNNNNNNNNNNNNNNNNNNNNNNNNNNNNNNNNNNNNNNNNNNNNNNNNNNNNNNNNNNNNNNNNNNNNNNNNNNNNNNNNNNNNNNNNNNNNNNNNNNNNNNNNNNNNNNNNNNNNNNNNNNNNNNNNNNNNNNNNNNNNNNNNNNNNNNNNNNNNNNNNNNNNNNNNNNNNNNNNNNNNNNNNNNNNNNNNNNNNNNNNNNNNNNNNNNNNNNNNNNNNNNNNNNNNNNNNNNNNNNNNNNNNNNNNNNNNNNNNNNNNNNNNNNNNNNNNNNNNNNNNNNNNNNNNNNNNNNNNNNNNNNNNNNNNNNNNNNNNNNNNNNNNNNNNNNNNNNNNNNNNNNNNNNNNNNNNNNNNNNNNNNNNNNNNNNNNNNNNNNNNNNNNNNNNNNNNNNNNNNNNNNNNNNNNNNNNNNNNNNNNNNNNNNNNNNNNNNNNNNNNNNNNNNNNNNNNNNNNNNNNNNNNNNNNNNNNNNNNNNNNNNNNNNNNNNNNNNNNNNNNNNNNNNNNNNNNNNNNNNNNNNNNNNNNNNNNNNNNNNNNNNNNNNNNNNNNNNNNNNNNNNNNNNNNNNNNNNNNNNNNNNNNNNNNNNNNNNNNNNNNNNNNNNNNNNNNNNNNNNNNNNNNNNNNNNNNNNNNNNNNNNNNNNNNNNNNNNNNNNNNNNNNNNNNNNNNNNNNNNNNNNNNNNNNNNNNNNNNNNNNNNNNNNNNNNNNNNNNNNNNNNNNNNNNNNNNNNNNNNNNNNNNNNNNNNNNNNNNNNNNNNNNNNNNNNNNNNNNNNNNNNNNNNNNNNNNNNNNNNNNNNNNNNNNNNNNNNNNNNNNNNNNNNNNNNNNNNNNNNNNNNNNNNNNNNNNNNNNNNNNNNNNNNNNNNNNNNNNNNNNNNNNNNNNNNNNNNNNNNNNNNNNNNNNNNNNNNNNNNNNNNNNNNNNNNNNNNNNNNNNNNNNNNNNNNNNNNNNNNNNNNNNNNNNNNNNNNNNNNNNNNNNNNNNNNNNNNNNNNNNNNNNNNNNNNNNNNNNNNNNNNNNNNNNNNNNNNNNNNNNNNNNNNNNNNNNNNNNNNNNNNNNNNNNNNNNNNNNNNNNNNNNNNNNNNNNNNNNNNNNNNNNNNNNNNNNNNNNNNNNNNNNNNNNNNNNNNNNNNNNNNNNNNNNNNNNNNNNNNNNNNNNNNNNNNNNNNNNNNNNNNNNNNNNNNNNNNNNNNNNNNNNNNNNNNNNNNNNNNNNNNNNNNNNNNNNNNNNNNNNNNNNNNNNNNNNNNNNNNNNNNNNNNNNNNNNNNNNNNNNNNNNNNNNNNNNNNNNNNNNNNNNNNNNNNNNNNNNNNNNNNNNNNNNNNNNNNNNNNNNNNNNNNNNNNNNNNNNNNNNNNNNNNNNNNNNNNNNNNNNNNNNNNNNNNNNNNNNNNNNNNNNNNNNNNNNNNNNNNNNNNNNNNNNNNNNNNNNNNNNNNNNNNNNNNNNNNNNNNNNNNNNNNNNNNNNNNNNNNNNNNNNNNNNNNNNNNNNNNNNNNNNNNNNNNNNNNNNNNNNNNNNNNNNNNNNNNNNNNNNNNNNNNNNNNNNNNNNNNNNNNNNNNNNNNNNNNNNNNNNNNNNNNNNNNNNNNNNNNNNNNNNNNNNNNNNNNNNNNNNNNNNNNNNNNNNNNNNNNNNNNNNNNNNNNNNNNNNNNNNNNNNNNNNNNNNNNNNNNNNNNNNNNNNNNNNNNNNNNNNNNNNNNNNNNNNNNNNNNNNNNNNNNNNNNNNNNNNNNNNNNNNNNNNNNNNNNNNNNNNNNNNNNNNNNNNNNNNNNNNNNNNNNNNNNNNNNNNNNNNNNNNNNNNNNNNNNNNNNNNNNNNNNNNNNNNNNGAATCGATCTACTAACTTAGGGAGGACGAAGGAAACTGGTCCATCTCTGGGTGTAAAAATAACACCAGAGAGATTCAGCAGTAGAACGTGATGTGTCAGGTTCATGTGCCAAAGGAAAGGATCATGCTCAATTTTGGGTCTCGTCTGTTGATTCATGATCGGTTGGCTGGCTAAGATAAATGTTTGTTGTGATATATCTATGTATCTTGTCAGAAGCAATTCTGATGCGGTACCAAGGCAAGAGACAAGATAACAAAGCTTTGATTGAAATGTTCATATGCCGTACTAAAATCCCCAGAATTAAATGTGGTGGAGAAAGCAGATTCATTGAGTAAGACAAAGAGAGACGAAAAACTGTTACTTGACCTCTAAGTTATAGATGATTGTGGACTCTGATCAGTGAGGTACTGATTTCTTTTGATGATCATATAGGAGAACACAAAAAAAGTAATAACTTCTAAACGAATCCGCAGAATCGCTCAATGCGTATGCCACCATATGGGTAGTTGATTCGATTATATCTGAATCCAGTTTATCATTTTACTGGAGTCAGATatacaacaactaaaaaaaagcTGGTGAAATATCTTTTAACAGATACTAGGTTTACCTCAACTCTATGGGCGGGGATTTTTTTCCACGTACGTATTTTCACTATTTTTGACAGGTGAACAAGATCGTCTTGATGCTTAAGAGGTAAAATAAACAGGAATGTTAAAATTGGACAGAATCTGTGTTAATATATGTAGGAAatcaaagaatataaaagatgatgatatgttgaaaagaaaagagatgataATATCAATGTGTCCATCCTAGAGAAAAGTTCACGATGATACTACAATATTTGAAGACCGATCCACATGAttcaatgatattaaaaatgaaaaagactcaTCTAATGCTATAAAGATCATCAGTAGATAGGAAATTTTTGACATAAGTGTGCATTATTCTAGTTTTGTGAATAGGATCTTCTTTATATTACatcaaaatagaaacaaaaaaacatgtcatTCGATTGAAAGCTGGCGTAAATGGGCGACGATAACCAAACTAAGGAAGGAGAGTCAAGACTCAAGACCATGGGAAGAAATGGGTGACGACTGACCTGCTTACGGCTTACCAATCCGAATTCAAGCACGATTTAGAGCTGAGGAGAAAGCAAGTATCGAGTCTagagttttcttgttttgaaaGTGTGTAACAAAGATTAGTACAATCGACAATTCACGgcgcaacaaaaaaaattcaaaaatttactgtatttttgaaacttaaatcctccatgtaaaaaaaaaaaaaacgttcctCAAGGCAGCCTGTGCTGTTGatggtttatactttatagtttGGATTAATGTTTACACCTAgttaacaaatttaatatatttggtatatGTTTTTGAGTAAGGGTGTATCGTCTAATAGGATCTTCgttgacttatatatatatatatatatatatatatatatacataaacgaTAATGTTATCCTATCATTAGTGTACTGTATATTGATACAATAATTCAATAAAGatacaaagagaaaaaggaaagacaAAAAGGTATTTTAAATTGGGTGAAACTACATAAGAAGTGGGTATGATAGGGCATGCGGCTCTTAAATTAATAGTTCCCCACCTCTTCGTACACTTTTACCCCATTTCCCGAATCTTTCTCAAGATCAAGTTTTTGTCACAGTCGGAGAAGGTGATCTTGAGAAACATAAGACATGTTGATTTCTAATTATGCTATAAACTTTTTTTCCCCAAAGTTTAGACCCTTTTCAATCTGATCTAATAGTCTTTTTATGTAACTTCCAAACCATATTATAAAAGTGCAATAGAGAGCAtcctttttctatattattactGGTCATGAGATTGCATTTTTTTGTGTATGTCCAATAAAGTACAAATAAGTGAATAGTAATCATATGATGATTATATAAAACTACaatttgtctaaatttttacaGATTTGTGGTTCTTGATCCCAATGACACATTTATGTAATTTGTACAAAACAATGTAATATTTTCAAGTGTACTTTCCAATTaataatagggagatttgaattatttttaaacaaaatataaatataatttatgttcaCAGTTAAAATTGTGTTTACACATGAATTGAGAAACCAAGTGACAGAGACTAAGAACATCACCATGGGTCATATATTGGTGAGTGTCaagataacaaaaaacaaaaaaaataataaaaagttaagagagaaagagacatgtGGAAGCCCTTTTGGCCCAGTGGTTGACGTATGGTTCATTAATGATTCTACACTATAAGGTCTAGGGTCTGAGCCACAAATAATGCGATTTATTAATCGTGCAGATTAACAGAGACAATTTACAGACAATCTCCAGTGATGCGCAATTATTGTCGTTCGCCGTGATTCTATATACAACTGAAGGTGAGAAGATTCATATGTAATAGTTCTCATAATTTGCAATCAATAATAAAtctagagttaaaaaaaaaaaaaagagaaagagacacaACTTTTATAGACACTCTGAGATCTTCCTCATTTGATtggttgatgttttaaaaaaaatataaattaaataatattattacattaaaatattatttgagagCTCATTTTGAGAGGATTACCTATGGTGATGCTCcgagcatctccaatggtcctctatttttttctctataagaccatctccaatggttttttctatttttacctctaaaatagaggaactctataatagaagtgatttttgctccaatggatacttctattttttcctctaaaaaagaagatttcgtagagattcttttttttttattttactattaataccttttacttataaaagttgcaaactaacccatttattttagtatttgtgaaactttcatagaattatgatattatttaaatttttaacattcataaatattatttaaatatcatatttattaaaagaaatacattgcttCATATtactaaactatttaaatatatattttatttattttgatcataaatataaaagtgttaaaagttcaaggaccactttataaataaaaaagttcaactgtattatagaggaaaaaatagagttcctctatatatatagaggaaaaaatagagatttctATTAGAACAtttccaatggtcctctatttttttctctataatagagatcctCTATAATAGGGGTGAATTTTACTCCAATTGtcctctattttcacctctaaaatagagattgctatttttttcctctatttatagaggacctctattttttcctacaaagggttcctctataaatagaggaactctattatAGATGTgagaatagaggaccattggagtaaaactcacctctattataaaaatctctattatagaggaaaaaatagggaaaaccattggagatggtcttatagaggtagaaatagagatgagttggagtagattttactctaaaatagagttaaaaagcaaatatagaggtgggttggagatgccctaataGAGATCCTCTATAATAAGGGTGAATTTTACTCCAATCCACCTCTATTTTTACCTTTAAAATAGAGATtactattttttcctctatttatagaggaactctattttttctacaaagggttcctctataaatagaggaactctattttagaggtgagaatagaggtgggttggagtaaaattcacctctattatagagaaaaaaaataggaaaaaccattAGAGATGGTGTAAGTGACCGTACTCTTAATTATTTGTGTTATCACTGTGTGAAAGAAAAACAACTACCgtaaattgaaaagaaaaagaaaaaaaaagccaagGATGACAACTATTCTGAAATATCAAACTGTATACGAACATTTGAATCTTTCATCGGTTTAAGTAAAAATTTAGCATGCGGTTCAAAACAATTTAACCATTGAAGGCTATCATGATGAAACGTAGCTTTTAGCGTAGTGAATCTAGtgataaatcataaaatatagtGCCCAGTTCGAACCTCACggtctccaattttttttgcagctctttttttggtaatgggCTCATATTATTGTTTGGGCCGGCCCTTTCTATACTATTTGCAAGCTCTTTTTTGGTGGAAAGAGGAAGATAAAAAGGGAAGTCATATTCAACCCtgattttactctttttcttcttctgagttTATTTTCCCAAAGTTCAAATATTCCTTTTTATGTCTTNATGAGATCCCCTTTATACAGTAACGGTATTtcattttgaaaattgatttggtCATTTACCCTGTTAGTCCgttcttttcttttaagagTGGaatcttttttctaaaaaatggAATTTCCCCCGCTTAATGGATAATCATTTGTTATCATTGGGGGTTTTCTAAAAAATGGAGTTGGTTGGATTTGCACCAATGTAAACCATAAGTTTCAGACACAATAGAATATATGAAcgatctatattttttaaataatgaatcGAGTTCCTCCATTCTATTTTATTCACAGGTACTGATCCGTGATATTTCAAAAAGAATTTCCTTTTTATGTCTCAGTCTATGATCTAAACGAGTCGCACATACACCCGAGTACATGTTCCTCGTCGCTGAGGGCATCCCCGAAGCGCTGGGGATTTCGTGACGTTTCGGATTGGCTGTCTTGTATTTCTAATAAGTTGTTTAATGGTTGGCATACGGAATCATATAAATAATGGGCTGGTTTAGATTAGTTCTAACCGGCTAATTCTAAATTACTTCTCTATCAAGATTCTCTTCAATATAAATTACagtggaaaaaaaagaagtgaattAGGCAAACAAAAATACAGGTAAGATCTCTCTTTCCATGCTCTGAAATCACTTAGATATTGATTTCTAATAGCTAACTAGTAGATGGATGTCATATACTGTATGTCGTCTGTGAATCAATCAGTGGATCTAAATTAGATTTGTAATATCGTACGTTTCAAAGTGCCTTGGTACTCGATCAACACATGCGTCTTCTGGGTCGTCGAGGAAATCCCAGCCCCTAGTGATCATTTGATTTCCTGTTATGTCGGAACAGCTCTTCGGAGAATGGGTTATATTGGTCCGTTGTCAATATTTGCTTTTTGGTACGAAGGAGCAGCAGAAGAGCTCCATAGATTCTCATCCCGGATTTTTCTTCTGCGAATCCCTAGGTGTGAATGGAGCACGCCGCAGGGAGCGTATCCAGGGGCAAGACGGGGTGGGTTAAAGGTTGGTTATTCATTGTTTGTCGTCATTcacatatatatgatgttttgtaGAGTgtatttaagaaacaaaacctaCTTGCCAAACAAATCAATATATCATTCTCCCTTATAAAGGTGTTTtcttcaaaaccaaatcattttttggttgGGATTCTTAATTGTTCGCATCCGCATCAATCAACTGAGGATCCATATTTTACTAGATCATGTTCGCAGAGAATAAAACCCGAAATCCCGCTTTCACTGTATTATGCATGGTGTAACCAATAAACCCTCTTATTGTTGTATTTATTTCAAGACCAATATCTATatgaaatctaagaaaatatttaaggtCAACTGAAAAAAATCTACACATTGTTCACACTTGGGAGAAATAGTTGTGTGGATTGGTCTTGCAATTGGGTGAAGCCTTTTTCTACAACCACATCTATAATTTTCTTGGCTTATTTACTCGACTCGAGTGTCTTTTTCTACACCatgcctaatttttttttaaaatagaaacaGGACCACAGTCATGTCCTTTTCtaactttattaatatcttaaaaatcgaaatgaataaaataaataatttaggaAAATGATAAAAGGATAATgagatctttatttttattttggaaggGGGTTTGAGTGAAGTCCAGCCACGCCAAGCTCCATTTGCTGATCACTCACTGACTTCAAACATGACCAACCGTTTATTGTTTACTTTTGCTGTGCAAAAGTTTTATTGTAAATAAGATTCCTATGAAATAATAAGTTGAATAGCTGGCATCAcctcttgaccaaaaaaaagaagaagctaccATCACCCGAATCAGTCAATGATTCAAAAAGAGTCTTTAGTATCTATCTATAAGAATAAAACCAAACCTTAAACTATGAATGATATAggtaaaactattttaattgcctttttttttttgcaaaattagtGTAAAAGATCATAATTCATCAAACATATTGATCTAAACCTTATTGGTTGAATGATTACTTAAAAACACTgtataaatagttttttttttgtaagaaagaaGTAAACAATAATTATACTGTACTATatgcaacatttttttttgacatcatagATACAACATTTTAAACAATAGATAGCTCTAACTTCAAGACTTTTCAACTCATTGGGATGccattataaaaacaaaaacttttaccTGTGAATCACGCGGCTTACGGCTTTTTCAGAGAAGAAAactaatgacaaaaaaaataaatacttcgatatttacaaaacaaaaatctaaagtGATTTCTTGATATAAATGCCATATACCaaatggagaaaaataaaacaaacccaCAAAagtcatatctctctctctcttctcttccttctctattgacttggtgaagaagaaCTACTATGATGTCCCTCCTGCAATGTCTAACAGTGGCGACTGCACTAATCCTGTTTCTTCAGACTCTCAGTTTAGTCAGCTCAACTGTTCTGTCCCGGGCCGATCGGATCACCCGTTTACCCGGTCAACCACGGGTCGGGTTTCAGCAGTACTCGGGTTATGTCAATATAGacgagaagaaacagagagctcTGTTTTACTACTTGGCTGAAGCAGAAACCAAACCCATCTCTAAACCTCTCGTTCTCTGGCTCAATGGAGGTTGAAATATTAgcatcttttcatcttcttcattacaACACACTTTGAAACTTCAAGAATTGTAATCAAATAAAGTTGTTGATTCTTACAGGACCTGGGTGTTCATCAGTAGGTGTTGGTGCATTCTCTGAGAATGGACCTTTTAGACCAAAAGGATCAGTCTTGGTGAAGAACCAACATAGCTGGAATCAAGGTAAGTCCTTGGatcattaaagttttaaatcttttaattcAATCTGATTTAGATTTTGATTCAAAATTGTGCCAGAGGCTAATATGTTGTATCTGGAGACACCTGTTGGAGTTGGATTCTCTTATGCAACTGAGAGTTCCTCTTATGAGGGTGTCAATGATAAGATCACTGGTAttatttttaaccttgaatttaaTATTCTCTATTTTATTCCTAGTTATATGATtcaaaatctataaataaaatcttgtctctctctctctcatagaTTAGTGATAGTCTACTGATTTATAATAGGCTTTGTATAAGAAACCCAAATTTTGTGTCTTTTGTCCcctttttctactttttacTAAAAAGATAGTACCAAAGTAGTAATTGTTATGCTTCTAGTTTTTAGATTACAtgttttgagtttgagttttttttttttcattctttatgGAATTTAACTTTGTGAGGATGATAGTGGGGTGCATGCGatctgtttcttgtttgatcactttttaaaaataaaattaataataattatatgtttcagcttttatgtgttgtttgttctttctcagtctgacaaaaagagaaacaaaaaaaaaattagaactttATGCAGAATTCAGATCACATCTGATgattattctcttcttcttttgtttctttttttgtttgtcttcacATATTAAACATTCTAATCTTTGTCTTTTGTGCACATTTTCGAACAAAATTTTTCCAGCAAAAGACAATCTTGTGTTCTTGCAAAAATGGTTCCTCAAGTTCCCTCAATATCTCAATAGAAGTCTCTTCATCACTGGTGAAAGCTACGCTGGTAAAGATTATCttctctctttgtaaaataGTAGTTTTCGTcgctaaaaatgtatttaacatGAATTGCAAAATTTTTTAGGCCATTATGTTCCTCAGTTGGCTCAGCTTATGATTCAATACAACAAGAAGCACAATTTGTTTAACCTCAAAGGCATTGCTGTGAGTTAATTTCTTTCATATCCTCCTctactttttctatttgtaATCCGGTTATGTTCTGTTCTTTGATTTATGACTTGGTTTTGTAGATTGGCAATCCGGTTATGGAGTTTTCGACGGATTTCAATTCACGAGCCGAGTATTTCTGGTCTCATGGTTTGATATCGGATCCAACTTACAAAATGTTCACATCTTATTGTAACTACTCACGATATGTGAGTGAGTACTATAGAGGAACAGTGTCAAGTATGTGCACTAAAGTGATGAGTCAAGTTAGCATCGAAACAAGTAGATTCGTTGACAAATATGATGTTACCCTTGACGTTTGCATTCCCTCTGTGCTATCTCAATCCAAAAGAGTTAACCCTCAACCTCAAGTGAGTTCAGAAACGTTTGtgttagttttctaaaaacgtTTTGTGTTAGTTTTCTTCTTGTGActaattttctttgaatgatGTAGCAAGTGGGAGAGGCGGTGGATGTGTGTGTAGAAGATGAGACGGTTAACTATCTTAACCGGAGAGATGTGCAAAAAGCTCTCCATGCTCGGCTTGTCGGAACTCGCAATTGGGCTGTTTGTAGCAAGTAATATCAATTcctttcataaaatttaaaattagcaTCTGCATTTACAAATGCTTTAGTTAAATCTAATCCTAATTTTTACTTTGTGTTAAAcaaattttactaaattttggttatttcatTCCGGTTTAATTGCACataatttggtttattcatTAGGTAAACAATgttaccattttttaaaaaaagttctGTTCGGTTTGTATATTTACAAAAGGGTTCTATCGTGATGATCGACAGTGTGCTGGATTACGAAGTACTTGACGTGGAAGTACCAACGATAAATATTGTAGGAAGTCTTGTTAAAGCTGGAGTTCCAGTTCTTGTGTACAGGTAAATCAATGTTTCTTCTTATGGAGTTGTCAAGTTTTGTTGTACTTGTCTTGATGTGTCTTTTATGTTACAATAATAACAGTGGCGATCAAGACTCTGTGATTCCATTAACCGGAAGTAGAACACTAGTGAAGCGACTGGCTGAAGAGTTGGGACTGAGAACAACTGTGCCTTATCGAGTT is a genomic window containing:
- the LOC104749514 gene encoding serine carboxypeptidase-like 46, giving the protein MMSLLQCLTVATALILFLQTLSLVSSTVLSRADRITRLPGQPRVGFQQYSGYVNIDEKKQRALFYYLAEAETKPISKPLVLWLNGGPGCSSVGVGAFSENGPFRPKGSVLVKNQHSWNQEANMLYLETPVGVGFSYATESSSYEGVNDKITAKDNLVFLQKWFLKFPQYLNRSLFITGESYAGHYVPQLAQLMIQYNKKHNLFNLKGIAIGNPVMEFSTDFNSRAEYFWSHGLISDPTYKMFTSYCNYSRYVSEYYRGTVSSMCTKVMSQVSIETSRFVDKYDVTLDVCIPSVLSQSKRVNPQPQQVGEAVDVCVEDETVNYLNRRDVQKALHARLVGTRNWAVCSNVLDYEVLDVEVPTINIVGSLVKAGVPVLVYSGDQDSVIPLTGSRTLVKRLAEELGLRTTVPYRVWFAGQQVGGWTQVYGNILAFATVRGAAHEVPFSQPARALVLFKAFMGGRPLPEEF